From Juglans regia cultivar Chandler chromosome 8, Walnut 2.0, whole genome shotgun sequence, the proteins below share one genomic window:
- the LOC109006836 gene encoding serine/arginine-rich splicing factor 11, which translates to MAASSSSSSSSTSSGSDSLSSPSHRRRRHRSRRDRERNREALKIRKKSRSHTKRRRRNHHHSDNSHSSYASDYSRSDSSSHSEPETSSHSKRHKKSDRPKKNKEKDQSKSDRHKQHSRKLKEKQQDERSSGPVQLSKFLARDKDDGVRLSAISGKKIRLKVDKTKEDKLAENKRNELLKFLNASFD; encoded by the exons ATGGCcgcctcatcttcttcttcctcatcctccACGTCCTCGGGTTCTGATTCCCTGTCTTCTCCCTCTCACCGTCGCCGTCGTCACCGTAGCCGCCGAGACCGGGAAAGAAACAGAGAAGCCCTCAAGATCAGAAAGAAAAGCCGCTCCCACACTAAACGACGTCGCCGAAACCATCACCACTCCGATAATTCTCACTCTTCATACGCCTCTGATTATTCCAG AAGTGACAGTTCTTCCCACAGTGAGCCTGAAACATCTAGTCATTCGAAGCGGCACAAGAAGAGCGACAGACCAAAGAAG AACAAGGAAAAGGACCAAAGCAAGAGTGATCGCCATAAACAGCATAGTCGTAAACTTAAAGAG AAACAGCAGGATGAGAGAAGTAGCGGCCCTGTTCAGCTTTCTAAG TTTTTAGCACGTGACAAGGATGATGGTGTTCGTCTTAGTGCTATCTCTGGAAAAAAG ATTCGATTGAAAGTTGATAAAACGAAGGAGGACAAGTTGGCggagaataaaagaaatgaactgtTGAAATTTCTAAATGCTAGTTTTGATTGA
- the LOC109006765 gene encoding putative invertase inhibitor, producing MNPNLKLFFCLLFTLCSVNQCRNVAEAQKADLITSACDSTLYKDLCKQTLQSDKESSKATDIGVLAKVALQHALSQAKQIQGQLSKQNDKSVAFKDCNENYNGASERLKESVTSFQSKKYGDVLTWVSAAMSNSDSCENGLKEMGKASPILSLSTTFSQLCSIVLALTNKLAGH from the coding sequence ATGAACCCGAATTTGAAGCTCTTCTTCTGTCTGCTTTTCACTCTCTGCTCAGTGAATCAATGCAGAAATGTTGCAGAAGCGCAAAAGGCTGATCTTATAACCTCAGCTTGTGATAGTACTTTGTACAAGGATCTGTGCAAACAAACCCTTCAATCTGACAAGGAGAGCAGTAAGGCTACTGATATTGGCGTGCTAGCCAAAGTTGCACTGCAGCATGCATTATCCCAGGCTAAGCAAATTCAGGGCCAACTCTCCAAACAGAATGATAAATCCGTTGCCTTTAAAGATTGCAATGAGAACTACAATGGTGCAAGTGAGCGACTAAAGGAATCCGTCACGTCCTTTCAGTCTAAAAAGTATGGTGATGTATTAACATGGGTATCTGCTGCAATGAGCAATTCTGATTCATGTGAGAATGGTTTGAAGGAAATGGGCAAAGCCTCTCCCATACTTAGTTTGAGCACGACATTCAGCCAGCTCTGCAGCATTGTCTTGGCGCTTACCAATAAACTGGCAGGGCACTAA